A genomic stretch from Photobacterium atrarenae includes:
- a CDS encoding ABC transporter permease, which translates to MKGLMKLLRSNPKAMAGLTIIVLFVLAAVFAPLLAKHAPDKRTGNPHEYPAFVVKAAQHNPDGWVAENLADNRRTLRMSKQADHALGTTRMGRDIWAQVLYGARTSLAVGFGAGFMVCFLATVVGVSAGYFGGRVDDVLSAAMNIMLVIPQMPLLFVIAAFIGQAGPLTIAIVIGMTSWAWGARVVRAQTLSLREKEFVKAAEVLGESSWRIIMVEILPNLISIVGASFIGSVMLAIMTEATLSFLGLGDPNSISWGIMLYNVQASSSMLVGAWWELLTPCIALTLIAIGLALLNFAVDEIANPQLRSHKGMRRWKNLAQQNKNKTPATVATQPALEGGEK; encoded by the coding sequence ATGAAAGGCCTGATGAAACTACTCCGGAGTAACCCGAAGGCAATGGCCGGGCTCACCATTATCGTGCTGTTCGTCCTGGCCGCTGTATTTGCCCCGCTGCTGGCCAAACACGCACCGGACAAACGCACCGGCAACCCGCATGAATATCCGGCATTTGTGGTGAAAGCCGCGCAACACAACCCTGACGGCTGGGTGGCGGAAAACCTGGCCGACAACCGCCGTACCCTGCGGATGTCGAAACAAGCCGACCACGCCCTCGGCACCACCCGCATGGGCCGGGATATCTGGGCCCAGGTCCTGTACGGGGCGCGCACGTCACTGGCCGTCGGCTTCGGGGCCGGGTTTATGGTCTGCTTCCTCGCCACCGTGGTGGGTGTGTCTGCCGGGTACTTCGGCGGCCGGGTCGACGATGTCCTGTCGGCAGCCATGAACATCATGCTGGTGATCCCCCAGATGCCGCTGCTGTTTGTGATTGCTGCCTTTATCGGCCAGGCCGGCCCACTCACCATCGCCATCGTCATCGGGATGACCTCCTGGGCTTGGGGCGCACGGGTCGTCCGGGCACAAACCCTGTCGCTACGGGAGAAAGAGTTCGTCAAAGCCGCGGAAGTGCTGGGCGAGTCCTCCTGGCGGATCATCATGGTGGAAATCCTGCCCAACCTGATCTCAATTGTCGGCGCCAGCTTTATCGGATCGGTGATGCTGGCCATCATGACCGAAGCGACCCTGTCCTTCCTCGGGCTGGGGGATCCGAACTCGATCAGCTGGGGCATCATGCTCTACAACGTCCAGGCCTCCTCGTCCATGCTGGTCGGCGCCTGGTGGGAACTGCTGACCCCATGTATTGCCCTGACCCTGATTGCTATCGGCCTGGCGCTGCTGAACTTTGCCGTTGATGAAATTGCCAACCCGCAGCTGCGCTCACACAAAGGCATGCGCCGCTGGAAGAACCTGGCGCAACAGAACAAGAACAAAACACCGGCAACTGTGGCGACACAGCCGGCCCTTGAAGGGGGAGAAAAATAA
- a CDS encoding ABC transporter ATP-binding protein yields MTNPQISIRNLCVDYITDAGDVRAVNNVSFDIGKGEVFGLAGESGCGKSTVAFSLMRLHKPPAFITGGEVLFDGHGDILQFSEDQINAFRWSEISMVFQSAMNALNPVLTMEEQFCDVIMRHTNFTRQQAIRRAEGLLEIVDIHPSRLQDYPHQFSGGMRQRLVIAIALALNPKMIIMDEPTTALDVVVQREILQKIYALKEEFGFSILFITHDISLMVEFSDRIGIMYSGELVEVAPSKQILETPFHPYTEGLGSSFPPLTGPKTRLTGIPGNPLNLLEVPKGCRFQARCSKAHEACFSQPTQLTQLEPNRFSNCHLFTKRS; encoded by the coding sequence ATGACCAACCCACAAATCTCCATCCGCAACCTGTGCGTCGACTACATCACGGATGCCGGCGACGTCCGGGCCGTCAACAATGTCAGCTTCGACATCGGCAAGGGCGAGGTCTTCGGTCTCGCCGGCGAATCCGGCTGCGGCAAATCCACCGTCGCCTTCTCTCTGATGCGCCTGCATAAGCCGCCGGCATTTATTACCGGCGGGGAAGTGCTGTTCGACGGCCATGGCGACATCCTCCAGTTCAGCGAGGATCAGATCAATGCCTTTCGCTGGAGCGAGATCTCCATGGTGTTCCAAAGTGCGATGAATGCTCTTAATCCGGTCCTGACCATGGAAGAGCAGTTCTGTGACGTGATTATGCGCCACACCAACTTCACCCGACAGCAAGCGATTCGCCGTGCCGAAGGGTTGCTGGAGATTGTCGATATTCACCCGAGCCGGCTGCAGGATTACCCGCACCAGTTCTCCGGCGGCATGCGCCAGCGCCTAGTGATCGCCATCGCCCTGGCCCTGAACCCGAAAATGATCATCATGGATGAGCCAACCACCGCGCTGGATGTGGTCGTTCAGCGCGAGATCCTGCAAAAAATATACGCCCTGAAGGAGGAATTCGGCTTCTCCATTCTGTTCATTACCCATGATATCTCGCTGATGGTCGAGTTTTCCGATCGCATCGGGATCATGTACTCCGGCGAGCTGGTGGAAGTGGCACCGTCAAAACAGATCCTCGAAACCCCGTTCCACCCCTACACCGAAGGACTGGGGAGCTCGTTCCCGCCGCTGACCGGGCCGAAAACCCGGCTGACCGGGATCCCGGGCAACCCGCTCAACCTGCTGGAAGTGCCGAAGGGCTGCCGGTTCCAGGCCCGTTGCAGCAAGGCCCACGAGGCCTGCTTCAGCCAGCCGACCCAACTGACCCAGCTTGAGCCGAACCGTTTTTCCAACTGCCATCTGTTCACCAAACGCAGTTAA
- a CDS encoding ABC transporter ATP-binding protein: protein MSAPVGQPIVEGKNLIKDFQVNSNSLKKPMMRAINDVSFKMYKSRGLAVVGESGSGKSTTAKMIAKMYAPTDGHIEYYGRDIGNITKRRDLMQYRQGVQMVWQDPFGSLNPTHTIFHHIARPLLIHNKVSKGNKKELTERVHSLLDQVGLIPPKETAAKYPHQLSGGQRQRVNLARNIAVGAEVVLADEPTSMLDVSIRAGVLNLMEEMKFERDMALLYITHDIATARYIAEDLAVMYVGHMVEWGDTEEIIHDPQHPYTQLLISAVPDPSKSIHEKLKGNKGEIPLWTPDSTGCPFAGRCTHATDKCREQLPGVTQLSDNHFVRCYLYEH, encoded by the coding sequence ATGAGTGCACCCGTTGGACAGCCGATTGTCGAAGGCAAAAACCTGATCAAAGACTTTCAGGTCAACAGCAACTCTTTGAAAAAGCCCATGATGCGCGCCATCAACGACGTATCATTTAAAATGTACAAAAGCCGTGGCCTGGCCGTAGTGGGAGAATCCGGTTCAGGCAAGTCCACCACCGCCAAAATGATTGCCAAGATGTACGCCCCAACTGACGGCCATATTGAATACTACGGCCGGGATATCGGCAACATCACCAAGCGCCGCGATCTGATGCAGTATCGCCAGGGCGTCCAGATGGTCTGGCAGGATCCGTTCGGCTCGCTGAACCCGACCCACACCATTTTTCACCATATTGCCCGCCCGTTGCTGATCCACAACAAGGTCAGCAAGGGCAACAAGAAAGAGCTGACAGAGCGGGTTCACAGCCTGCTGGATCAGGTCGGCCTGATCCCGCCGAAAGAAACCGCGGCCAAATACCCCCACCAGCTCTCGGGTGGTCAGCGTCAGCGGGTTAACCTGGCACGCAACATCGCGGTCGGCGCCGAAGTGGTGCTGGCCGATGAGCCGACTTCCATGCTGGATGTCTCGATCCGCGCCGGGGTGCTCAACCTGATGGAAGAGATGAAGTTCGAGCGCGATATGGCGCTGCTCTATATCACCCACGACATCGCCACCGCGCGTTATATCGCTGAGGATCTGGCCGTGATGTACGTCGGCCACATGGTGGAGTGGGGCGATACCGAGGAAATTATTCATGATCCCCAACACCCTTATACCCAGTTGTTAATCTCTGCCGTCCCGGATCCTAGCAAGTCAATCCACGAAAAGCTCAAGGGCAACAAAGGAGAGATCCCGCTCTGGACCCCGGACAGCACCGGCTGCCCGTTTGCCGGGCGCTGCACCCATGCCACAGATAAATGCCGCGAGCAGCTGCCGGGCGTCACCCAGCTATCTGACAACCATTTCGTCCGTTGTTACCTGTACGAACACTAA
- a CDS encoding glycoside hydrolase family 9 protein, with protein MQLLTNHLGYDRLGAKQAIVLAAPELALPHAELLRCTDGQSVMEMPVRVDGQIDQWHTGHAYSVDFSSWTACGDYQVRIGDIVSSPFTIAEGLLLTRTFSDVLHYFKSQRCGGIFDRADRNAPLLGSGQTVDVHGGWYDASGDVSKYLSHLSYSNYFNPQQTPMVVWNLLKSFELLDGESGIADISLIRLAEEAIFGAEFLLRMQHPDGYFYMTVFDQWSKSTAKRDICAYATQKGIKSDDYQAGFRQGGGISIAALAAAARLLLTPTAERLGLTERKLSRTCLAAAEHGYWHLVEMNRNYLNDGVENIIDEYCALLAAVELHRATQDQRYLEQARQWADKLAARQQSDTQQQHFWSATPDGSRPYFHAAEAGLPAISLMQYLDIEPAPEHHQRLSQVLTQALEFELRITGEVTNPFGYPRQYVRPVDGEKRSQFFIPHHNETGYWWQGENARLASLSAMAYLAQRHPIAPALKAALKVYGHRLTDWILGLNPFDMSMLDGHGRNNPDYLPELGFTNAKGGVCNGITAGFDNERDIAFKPAPHDQNMDQNWRWGEQWIPHGGWYLLAITTQFKERHHD; from the coding sequence ATGCAGCTGCTAACGAACCACCTCGGCTATGATCGCTTGGGTGCCAAACAAGCGATTGTCCTGGCAGCACCGGAGCTGGCACTACCGCACGCGGAACTGCTACGCTGCACCGACGGCCAGTCCGTGATGGAGATGCCGGTCCGGGTAGACGGTCAAATCGACCAGTGGCACACCGGCCACGCCTACTCGGTCGATTTCAGTTCATGGACGGCGTGCGGCGACTATCAGGTGCGGATTGGCGACATCGTTTCGTCGCCGTTCACTATTGCCGAAGGCTTGCTGCTGACCCGGACCTTCAGCGACGTCCTGCACTATTTTAAGTCCCAGCGCTGCGGCGGGATCTTTGACCGCGCCGATCGCAATGCCCCGCTGCTTGGCAGCGGGCAAACTGTGGATGTCCATGGCGGCTGGTATGACGCCTCCGGCGATGTCAGCAAATACCTCAGCCATCTCTCTTACAGCAACTATTTCAACCCGCAGCAGACCCCGATGGTGGTCTGGAACCTGCTGAAATCCTTTGAGTTACTGGACGGCGAAAGCGGGATTGCCGATATCAGCCTGATTCGGCTGGCCGAAGAAGCCATCTTTGGCGCTGAGTTCCTGCTTCGGATGCAACACCCGGACGGCTACTTTTACATGACGGTCTTCGATCAGTGGAGCAAATCCACCGCCAAGCGAGATATCTGTGCCTATGCCACCCAGAAAGGGATCAAATCGGACGACTATCAGGCCGGATTCCGTCAGGGCGGCGGCATCAGTATCGCAGCCCTGGCAGCGGCCGCACGCCTGTTACTGACCCCGACGGCCGAACGTCTGGGCCTGACCGAACGCAAACTGAGCCGCACCTGCCTGGCAGCCGCAGAACACGGCTACTGGCACCTGGTCGAGATGAACCGCAATTATCTCAATGACGGCGTGGAAAACATTATTGATGAATACTGCGCCCTGCTGGCCGCGGTAGAGCTGCACCGGGCCACCCAGGACCAGCGCTACCTGGAGCAAGCCCGGCAGTGGGCCGATAAACTGGCCGCCCGCCAGCAATCGGACACGCAGCAACAGCATTTCTGGTCGGCCACACCGGACGGCAGCCGCCCTTATTTCCATGCCGCCGAAGCCGGCCTGCCGGCCATCAGCCTGATGCAGTACCTCGATATCGAGCCGGCACCGGAGCACCACCAGCGGCTCAGCCAGGTATTGACTCAGGCCCTTGAATTTGAACTACGCATTACCGGCGAAGTCACCAATCCGTTTGGCTACCCGCGCCAGTATGTCCGCCCGGTGGATGGCGAGAAGCGCAGCCAGTTCTTCATTCCCCACCATAACGAAACCGGTTACTGGTGGCAGGGCGAAAACGCCCGTCTGGCCTCGCTGAGCGCCATGGCTTATCTGGCCCAGCGCCATCCTATCGCCCCTGCCCTGAAAGCGGCACTGAAAGTCTACGGGCACCGGCTGACCGACTGGATCCTGGGCCTGAACCCGTTCGATATGTCGATGCTGGACGGCCACGGCCGCAACAACCCGGACTACCTGCCGGAACTGGGCTTCACCAATGCCAAAGGCGGGGTCTGTAACGGCATCACCGCAGGATTCGATAATGAGCGGGATATTGCCTTTAAACCCGCGCCGCATGATCAAAACATGGATCAGAACTGGCGCTGGGGGGAACAGTGGATCCCCCACGGCGGCTGGTACTTACTGGCCATCACGACGCAATTTAAGGAGCGACACCATGACTGA
- a CDS encoding BadF/BadG/BcrA/BcrD ATPase family protein, which translates to MTDTIRYYVGVDGGGTSCRARICDPDGHLLGEAKTGSANIMLGSAVAMGSIQDAIATAAAQASLTNADFAAMSVGLALAGAEQKEAWYDFMAQPHPYGAITLNTDAYGACLGAWKGEEGAILIAGTGSCGILLKDGAQQVVGGREFPISDHGGGAVMGLRLIQQVLLSVDDMVPQTPLAQQVLTHFNHDVDAIVSWSKTARPCDYGQFSPAIFAHAAEGDTLGIEMLRQTAADVEMLLTALFARGADQVCLMGSIGERIVPWLAPPFADRLAEPQGDAMDGALAMAKGAHNLYPL; encoded by the coding sequence ATGACTGACACCATCCGTTATTACGTCGGGGTTGACGGCGGCGGGACCTCTTGCCGCGCCCGCATCTGTGATCCGGACGGCCACCTGCTCGGCGAAGCCAAAACAGGCAGTGCCAACATCATGCTCGGCAGTGCCGTGGCCATGGGCTCGATTCAGGATGCCATTGCCACCGCCGCCGCCCAGGCCAGCCTCACTAATGCCGATTTTGCCGCCATGTCCGTCGGCCTGGCGCTGGCGGGTGCCGAACAAAAAGAAGCCTGGTATGACTTTATGGCCCAGCCGCATCCGTATGGTGCCATCACCTTAAATACCGACGCCTACGGTGCCTGTCTGGGAGCCTGGAAGGGAGAAGAAGGCGCCATTTTGATCGCAGGCACCGGCTCCTGCGGCATCTTGCTCAAAGACGGTGCGCAACAGGTGGTCGGTGGCCGGGAGTTCCCGATTTCCGATCATGGCGGCGGTGCTGTGATGGGGCTGCGGCTGATCCAGCAGGTCCTGCTCAGCGTCGACGACATGGTACCGCAAACCCCGCTGGCCCAGCAGGTGTTGACCCACTTCAATCACGATGTGGATGCCATCGTCAGCTGGTCGAAAACCGCCCGTCCGTGTGATTACGGCCAGTTCTCACCGGCCATTTTCGCCCATGCCGCCGAAGGCGACACCTTAGGCATTGAGATGCTGCGCCAGACCGCCGCCGATGTGGAAATGCTGCTGACGGCACTGTTTGCCCGCGGTGCCGATCAGGTGTGCCTGATGGGCAGTATCGGAGAGCGGATTGTGCCCTGGCTGGCGCCACCGTTTGCCGACCGCCTGGCCGAGCCTCAGGGCGATGCGATGGATGGTGCGCTGGCCATGGCCAAAGGGGCCCACAACCTGTACCCGTTATGA
- a CDS encoding beta-N-acetylhexosaminidase translates to MSYRLDLTVISQCEQQSRFGLTLHNLSDQALKNWSLHFTFARWIPVETLSSGQLEQLGSYCVLRPSQPETLAANGHFYTEFTLETTPFLLHDQGIQDAFINTAPDDHPVQPLPVEITSLSLLEPPVEQLSIPLPPAKDISLIPLPDSLIRLNGEFRLNAEVAVSVPTDLAAGCARWLQSELETLLHEDIQVAPQGQIRYHHDDTLAEGAYLLEVTPNTIWLRAGSTAGFTHATASLLQLIPTTPAHHVQASYLLPAVSISDQPNYSYRGMMVDCARHFHPVRRLKHLINQMARYKFNYLHWHLTDDEGWRLEIEAYPALTDIGAWRGPNEVLKPQFLNIDRRYGGYYTKVQVRELIAYAGDRGITLIPEIDIPGHCRAAIRSLPALLVDPEDRSQYRSMQCYPDNVLSPALPGTYTFLKTVLQEVCELFPGPYVHIGGDEVPEGAWSDSPASQALMAQYGYRDRLELQGHILQFAEEVLRSRGKRMMGWEEATEGNKISKQTVVLSWQSEEAGLTCARDGFDIIMQPGQYTYLDMAQGFSADEPGANWAGSLPLDTVYSYRPLASLEADDPVHQHILGIQAGLWSEHITTQSRFEYMIYPRLLAVAELCWTRPELRHWQDFKARLNGQLRYLDQVGINYRRCE, encoded by the coding sequence ATGAGTTATCGTCTTGATCTGACCGTGATCAGCCAATGCGAGCAACAGTCTCGCTTTGGCCTGACGTTACACAACCTCAGTGATCAGGCGCTGAAAAACTGGTCCCTGCACTTTACCTTTGCCCGCTGGATCCCGGTTGAAACCCTGTCTTCCGGGCAACTGGAACAGCTCGGCAGCTACTGCGTCCTGCGTCCGTCCCAGCCAGAGACGCTGGCAGCCAATGGCCATTTCTATACCGAATTTACGCTGGAGACCACGCCGTTCCTGCTCCACGACCAGGGGATCCAGGATGCCTTTATCAATACGGCGCCGGATGATCACCCGGTGCAGCCTCTGCCGGTCGAAATCACCTCGCTGAGCCTGCTGGAGCCGCCGGTCGAACAACTGTCGATCCCGCTGCCGCCGGCCAAGGACATTTCCCTGATCCCCCTGCCGGATTCGCTGATCCGCCTGAACGGGGAATTCAGACTCAATGCCGAGGTTGCCGTATCGGTACCAACCGATTTAGCAGCAGGTTGCGCACGCTGGCTGCAAAGTGAATTAGAAACTCTGCTGCACGAAGACATCCAGGTCGCACCGCAAGGGCAAATCCGCTATCACCACGATGACACCCTGGCCGAAGGAGCCTACCTGCTGGAAGTCACGCCGAACACGATCTGGCTGCGGGCGGGCTCCACTGCCGGGTTCACCCATGCCACGGCCAGCTTGCTGCAACTGATCCCAACGACACCGGCGCACCACGTGCAGGCCTCATACCTGCTGCCTGCGGTCAGTATTTCCGATCAGCCGAACTACTCCTACCGGGGCATGATGGTCGACTGCGCCCGGCATTTTCACCCGGTGCGTCGTCTCAAGCACCTGATCAATCAGATGGCGCGCTACAAGTTCAATTATCTGCACTGGCACCTGACCGACGATGAGGGCTGGCGGCTGGAAATCGAGGCCTATCCGGCCCTGACGGACATCGGTGCCTGGCGCGGACCCAATGAGGTACTCAAGCCCCAGTTCCTCAACATCGACCGGCGCTACGGCGGCTATTACACCAAGGTCCAGGTCCGGGAGCTGATTGCCTATGCCGGCGATCGGGGGATCACTCTGATCCCGGAAATCGATATTCCCGGCCACTGCCGGGCCGCGATCCGCTCGCTGCCGGCGTTGCTGGTCGATCCTGAAGATCGCTCCCAGTACCGCAGCATGCAGTGCTACCCGGACAACGTCCTGTCGCCGGCACTGCCGGGCACGTATACCTTCCTCAAGACCGTACTCCAGGAAGTATGCGAGCTCTTCCCTGGCCCTTACGTTCATATCGGTGGCGATGAAGTGCCGGAAGGCGCCTGGAGCGACAGTCCGGCCAGCCAGGCCCTGATGGCGCAATACGGCTACCGGGATCGACTGGAACTTCAGGGGCACATCCTGCAGTTCGCCGAAGAAGTGTTGCGTAGCCGCGGCAAACGCATGATGGGCTGGGAAGAGGCCACCGAAGGCAACAAAATCAGCAAGCAGACCGTCGTGCTCTCCTGGCAAAGCGAAGAAGCCGGGCTAACCTGTGCCCGGGATGGCTTCGACATCATCATGCAGCCGGGCCAGTACACCTATCTTGACATGGCCCAGGGGTTTTCGGCCGATGAGCCCGGCGCCAACTGGGCCGGCAGCCTGCCACTGGACACCGTCTACAGCTACCGCCCACTGGCCTCGCTCGAGGCCGACGATCCGGTCCACCAGCATATTCTCGGGATCCAGGCCGGCTTATGGTCCGAGCACATCACGACCCAAAGCCGGTTCGAATACATGATTTACCCGCGCCTGCTGGCCGTTGCCGAACTGTGCTGGACCCGGCCGGAACTGCGCCACTGGCAAGACTTCAAAGCCCGACTCAACGGACAGCTTCGCTATCTCGACCAGGTCGGCATTAATTACCGTCGCTGTGAGTGA